A genome region from Streptomyces sp. S4.7 includes the following:
- a CDS encoding shikimate dehydrogenase: MRTTSTTGRRAAVLGSPIAHSLSPVLHRAAYAELGLADWSYDRFEVAEAQLPAFLAGLDPSWAGLSLTMPLKRAVIPLLDAVSGTAASVEAVNTVVIDGDGRRTGENTDIPGMLAALRERGVTAVQSAAVLGAGATASSALAALSQLCTGPVTAYVRSAARAAEMRGWGTRLGVDVRTADWSDAADALTAPLVIATTPAGATDALAPRVPARPGTLFDVLYDPWPTALAAAWSAQGGPVVGGLDLLVHQAVIQVELMTGRTPAPLAVMRKAGEQALEVHRS; the protein is encoded by the coding sequence ATGCGAACGACTAGCACCACCGGACGCAGGGCGGCCGTCCTCGGATCGCCCATCGCGCACTCGCTCTCCCCGGTACTGCACCGGGCGGCGTACGCGGAACTCGGCCTCGCCGACTGGTCGTACGACCGCTTCGAGGTGGCCGAGGCACAGCTCCCGGCCTTTCTCGCGGGCCTCGACCCGTCCTGGGCCGGTCTCTCCCTGACCATGCCGCTGAAGCGAGCCGTCATTCCGCTGCTCGACGCCGTCAGCGGGACGGCCGCGTCGGTGGAGGCCGTCAACACCGTCGTCATCGACGGCGACGGCCGCCGCACGGGCGAGAACACCGACATCCCCGGCATGCTCGCCGCCCTGCGCGAGCGCGGCGTCACCGCCGTGCAGTCGGCGGCCGTCCTCGGCGCCGGCGCGACCGCCTCGTCCGCACTCGCCGCGCTCTCCCAGCTCTGTACGGGCCCGGTCACCGCCTACGTACGCAGTGCGGCCCGCGCGGCCGAGATGCGCGGCTGGGGGACACGGCTCGGTGTCGACGTCCGCACCGCCGACTGGTCCGACGCGGCCGACGCGCTCACCGCGCCACTGGTGATCGCGACGACGCCCGCCGGTGCGACCGACGCGCTGGCGCCGCGGGTCCCCGCCCGCCCCGGAACCCTCTTCGACGTGCTGTACGACCCCTGGCCCACCGCGCTCGCCGCGGCGTGGTCCGCGCAGGGCGGCCCCGTGGTCGGCGGCCTCGACCTCCTCGTGCACCAGGCCGTCATCCAGGTCGAGCTGATGACCGGCCGGACACCCGCACCGCTCGCCGTGATGCGCAAGGCCGGCGAACAGGCACTTGAGGTTCACCGGAGCTGA
- the aroC gene encoding chorismate synthase, which translates to MSRLRWLTAGESHGPALVATLEGLPAGVPITTEIVGDHLARRRLGYGRGARMKFERDEVTFLGGVRHGLTMGSPVAIMIGNTEWPKWEQVMAADPVDPEVLAGLARNEPLTRPRPGHADLAGMQKYGASEARPILERASARETAARVALGAVARSYLKETAGIEIVSHVVELATARAPYGVYPTPGDVERLDADPARCLDPEASDAMVAEIDQAHKDGDTLGGVVEVLAYGVPVGLGSHVHWDRRLDARLAAALMGIQAIKGVEVGDGFDLARVPGSRAHDEIMVTDEGIRRASGRSGGTEGGLTTGELLRVRAAMKPIATVPRALATVDVATGEPAKAHHQRSDVCAVPAAGIVAEAMVALTLADAVAEKFGGDSVPETRRNVESYLVNLVVR; encoded by the coding sequence TTGAGCAGGTTGCGCTGGCTGACCGCGGGGGAGTCGCACGGACCCGCACTCGTCGCGACTCTGGAGGGCCTTCCCGCGGGTGTGCCCATCACCACGGAGATCGTCGGCGATCATCTCGCCCGGCGGCGCCTGGGCTACGGACGCGGCGCCCGTATGAAGTTCGAGCGCGACGAGGTCACCTTCCTCGGCGGCGTACGGCACGGCCTGACCATGGGATCGCCGGTCGCGATCATGATCGGCAACACCGAGTGGCCCAAATGGGAACAGGTCATGGCGGCCGACCCGGTCGACCCCGAGGTGCTCGCCGGTCTCGCCCGCAACGAGCCCCTGACCCGCCCGCGCCCCGGTCACGCCGATCTCGCGGGCATGCAGAAGTACGGCGCGTCCGAGGCCCGGCCCATCCTGGAGCGTGCCAGCGCCCGCGAGACCGCGGCCAGGGTCGCGCTCGGCGCCGTCGCGCGGTCGTACCTGAAGGAGACCGCCGGGATCGAGATCGTGTCGCACGTCGTCGAACTGGCCACCGCCAGGGCCCCGTACGGCGTGTACCCGACCCCGGGCGACGTCGAGCGGCTCGACGCCGACCCCGCGCGCTGCCTCGACCCCGAGGCGAGTGACGCGATGGTCGCCGAGATCGACCAGGCCCACAAGGACGGCGACACCCTCGGCGGAGTGGTCGAGGTGCTGGCGTACGGCGTGCCCGTCGGGCTCGGCTCCCACGTCCACTGGGACCGCAGGCTCGACGCCCGGCTCGCCGCCGCACTCATGGGCATCCAGGCCATCAAGGGCGTCGAGGTCGGCGACGGCTTCGACCTCGCCCGCGTGCCCGGCTCCCGGGCGCACGACGAGATCATGGTCACCGACGAGGGCATCAGGCGCGCCTCGGGCCGCTCCGGCGGCACCGAAGGCGGTCTGACGACGGGTGAACTGCTGCGCGTACGGGCCGCGATGAAGCCCATCGCGACCGTGCCCCGCGCGCTCGCCACCGTCGACGTCGCCACCGGTGAGCCCGCCAAGGCGCATCACCAGCGCTCCGACGTCTGCGCGGTGCCCGCCGCGGGCATCGTCGCGGAGGCCATGGTCGCGCTGACCCTCGCCGACGCAGTGGCCGAGAAGTTCGGCGGCGACAGCGTGCCCGAGACCAGGCGCAACGTCGAGTCCTACCTCGTGAACCTGGTGGTCCGATGA